TGCCGGATGCAGATATTGTAGACGATATCACGGAGGTGGTAAGTTAATCCTTATTGTTATCCGAAAATCgaatttaattgtattattttcataatagCTCTCCGAGATTAGTCCCATCATCTCGCATGCGGACTATGTGAAGAACAACAATGACCAGAGCGTGGTGGAGATCTGTGTGACCAGGGTGCTCTCCTGCATCCGGGAAACCCGCACTGCGGAGCGGTACTGTGCTGCTCTGGTGGATCTCCTGAAGACCTGCCTGCTGTGGAACCTTCAACCCTCGGGAACCACCAAGGAAGAGCCACCCCACGCCAAGATTGCCGCCGACATCATCTCCAGCATTTTTCTGGTAAGATAaaggttttttataaaattattttctatttatatgACGaagattatatatattttatttaaacatccACTAGAACTATGACAAAAAAGAACTGATGAAAATAGCCCTTCCCGTCGCCGTGCAGTTCCTTCCCAAAGGAAACCGTGAGCTTTCAAGAAACCTGGCCAGCTACTTATCACTGGCAGCCATTGATCACGCCGGCCTGCTGAGTCCCCATACGGAGTCCGTCATGGAGTCGATCCTGTCCGGTAACTACGGCCTCCTCCGAGTACTCTCCCAGGTCTACGAGGTGGCTCCGGAGGCGGTGACGCCTCATGCCCCGCTTCTGATGCCCCTGCTTCCGCAATGTGATCCCCAGGAGAGGATGGCGGTGTTTCAATTGTACCTACTGATTGTGCAAAATTCACCAGAGGTCCTAGAGTCGTGTGTTCCTCAGCTTTGTGGCTTCCTGCTGGACAGCGACACCTCCAGCATCACCATGCAGATCTTGCTGAAGCTATCACAGCACTCGCCCAATCTTCTCGTCGACCACTTTGAGCAGCTGCGACTGGCGGCCAAAACGAATCCGGGAACGATACCACTTTGTGCCCAGATCATGACCAACGCTGGGATCGGTAGCAAGGAGACGGCCCAGCAGGCTCTGGACTTTGTCCTGGAGCACCTGCCCACCCAGGCACTCCTGCAGCAGGAGGCCACTCGCCTCTGCTCCGCCTATCCGGTTTTGTTCACCGACAAGGTCCTGGCCTGTGTGCGGCAGAAGAACGCTGCCCTCAGCTCTCAGCAGGATGTGGGGGGAAATGCCTTGGGCAACAAGACCTCCGGTGGTGTCACCATCGTCAGCTTGAACAGCTCCAGTCCCAGTCCGCCGCTAAAGCCAGGTAGGTGATACTCCTTATTTAATCAATTATTAatcttaattaattatttatcaaccgaaatacattttatagctcccattgctGCACCCTCCGTCAATACCACAATCATCCAGCCTCCCAGCGTGCCCAATCCCAGTGCCACGCCCTCGGCACCTCCCGCCTCCGTCTCAGCGCCCATTGCCACCTCCACGCCTGTGTCcgccgccacgcccactccccAGCATGCGGGCTACACGCGGCGGGTGAAACTGGGGGATTCGCGGAGCACTGGTCGCCTGCATCCCGCCAGCAACACGCACCGGAGTGTGACCCGGTTGAATGTGGCCACCGGATCGGTGGGAGGACTCCACAAGAGCATGACCCGGCTGAGCAACTCGCAGATTAACCAGCAACCCGGAGGCAACTCCAACGGGAATGTGGTGGTGCAATCGGGAGCCACGCCGAAAACGCCCACTGCCTTCAGTAATCCGCCCGTGACACCAGTGCCGCCTCTGAGCAACAACGTGGTCATCACTGGGCACAACCGACATGGCATACCCGTGACATCCGGCGGAGTGACTGTGACCACTTCGCCCTCGAAGGTGCGACCCCACTCCCAGGGACCCTCCACGCTGCTCAACTCGAGCACGGTGCTGATGAAGTACAGCACGGATGCACTGAATCAGTCGGTGGGCTCGATCTCCATACCGCAGACCTCGACGGCGGCCAGTTTGCAGCCGGCGCAGACGCAGAATGCGGTGTCCGTGCACCATGCCTCGCCAGCGCTGCCCCAGTCCTCCAGCAATGGTCATGCCAAGTCGGTGATGAAGCTGCCGGTTAATGGAAATGTGAGGATAAACCTTCTAAAAACAAGGAATATTCCtagattattaaaaaaaacctttccAGAGCGAAGTGATTGTCTCGGGACCCACCACCAATGTGGCGCCCCGGCGCAGCGATAACACCAGCAGGACCCTGCTGAACGCCAACAGTGTAATGGACCAGCGGATGAGCACCTTCGAGCCATACCAGATCATGCGCGATCCC
This window of the Drosophila biarmipes strain raj3 chromosome 3L, RU_DBia_V1.1, whole genome shotgun sequence genome carries:
- the LOC108028416 gene encoding protein melted isoform X2, with amino-acid sequence MHELFNKVLAKRDLSRAGDLFSVPDADIVDDITEVLSEISPIISHADYVKNNNDQSVVEICVTRVLSCIRETRTAERYCAALVDLLKTCLLWNLQPSGTTKEEPPHAKIAADIISSIFLNYDKKELMKIALPVAVQFLPKGNRELSRNLASYLSLAAIDHAGLLSPHTESVMESILSGNYGLLRVLSQVYEVAPEAVTPHAPLLMPLLPQCDPQERMAVFQLYLLIVQNSPEVLESCVPQLCGFLLDSDTSSITMQILLKLSQHSPNLLVDHFEQLRLAAKTNPGTIPLCAQIMTNAGIGSKETAQQALDFVLEHLPTQALLQQEATRLCSAYPVLFTDKVLACVRQKNAALSSQQDVGGNALGNKTSGGVTIVSLNSSSPSPPLKPAPIAAPSVNTTIIQPPSVPNPSATPSAPPASVSAPIATSTPVSAATPTPQHAGYTRRVKLGDSRSTGRLHPASNTHRSVTRLNVATGSVGGLHKSMTRLSNSQINQQPGGNSNGNVVVQSGATPKTPTAFSNPPVTPVPPLSNNVVITGHNRHGIPVTSGGVTVTTSPSKVRPHSQGPSTLLNSSTVLMKYSTDALNQSVGSISIPQTSTAASLQPAQTQNAVSVHHASPALPQSSSNGHAKSVMKLPVNGNSEVIVSGPTTNVAPRRSDNTSRTLLNANSVMDQRMSTFEPYQIMRDPVQQFCEKNFNSIKSYMDEVSQHLPPPTRCSIEERRTKKVAKLHFACQIRGPHCLYSKTCFTMRTRNPKTWIHMMFLDFQVRHFVKEKCVLSTRESGISNLKNIWQILKCENRSFTELVTSQFPQVKDREILVNELRHSGFLDVFEVSKTDKSNPNCNELEYQWGCFLCNHPDKAVGFLNGSNQPMIEGQLKEKKGKWRLFRRWRTRYFTLSGAHLSCKGSSGGESIDVNQIRSVKVSRGARNIPKAFEIFTADQTLILKPKDGKNAEEWVQCLSIVVAHSQARDNPTAKTNSLPARSMGSSKPSF
- the LOC108028416 gene encoding protein melted isoform X1, whose amino-acid sequence is MHELFNKVLAKRDLSRAGDLFSVPDADIVDDITEVLSEISPIISHADYVKNNNDQSVVEICVTRVLSCIRETRTAERYCAALVDLLKTCLLWNLQPSGTTKEEPPHAKIAADIISSIFLNYDKKELMKIALPVAVQFLPKGNRELSRNLASYLSLAAIDHAGLLSPHTESVMESILSGNYGLLRVLSQVYEVAPEAVTPHAPLLMPLLPQCDPQERMAVFQLYLLIVQNSPEVLESCVPQLCGFLLDSDTSSITMQILLKLSQHSPNLLVDHFEQLRLAAKTNPGTIPLCAQIMTNAGIGSKETAQQALDFVLEHLPTQALLQQEATRLCSAYPVLFTDKVLACVRQKNAALSSQQDVGGNALGNKTSGGVTIVSLNSSSPSPPLKPAPIAAPSVNTTIIQPPSVPNPSATPSAPPASVSAPIATSTPVSAATPTPQHAGYTRRVKLGDSRSTGRLHPASNTHRSVTRLNVATGSVGGLHKSMTRLSNSQINQQPGGNSNGNVVVQSGATPKTPTAFSNPPVTPVPPLSNNVVITGHNRHGIPVTSGGVTVTTSPSKVRPHSQGPSTLLNSSTVLMKYSTDALNQSVGSISIPQTSTAASLQPAQTQNAVSVHHASPALPQSSSNGHAKSVMKLPVNGNSEVIVSGPTTNVAPRRSDNTSRTLLNANSVMDQRMSTFEPYQIMRDPVQQFCEKNFNSIKSYMDEVSQHLPPPTRCSIEVSNEFAERRTKKVAKLHFACQIRGPHCLYSKTCFTMRTRNPKTWIHMMFLDFQVRHFVKEKCVLSTRESGISNLKNIWQILKCENRSFTELVTSQFPQVKDREILVNELRHSGFLDVFEVSKTDKSNPNCNELEYQWGCFLCNHPDKAVGFLNGSNQPMIEGQLKEKKGKWRLFRRWRTRYFTLSGAHLSCKGSSGGESIDVNQIRSVKVSRGARNIPKAFEIFTADQTLILKPKDGKNAEEWVQCLSIVVAHSQARDNPTAKTNSLPARSMGSSKPSF